The Calditerricola satsumensis region GCAGGCTTGTCCGTTCCCCTTGCGCCCGTCCGGTGGCAAAGCCAGGCTGCGCGCTGCTCTCGGTTTGGGTCTCGTCAACCTTGTCCTCGACCATCGTAACAGAAGAGGCGGTGACGACATCCCCAACGAACGGCGACATCGGTGGTTCCACCGCCTAAAACGCATGCCCGGTTGCCGCCCGGTTTCGCGCGCGCCATGTCGGCGCCGACAGCGGAATGGGAAACATCATGATGGATATTCGCTGTCGTGTAGGAAATTCCTCTTTTTTCTGCCCCCGAACCCTCACGATCGGCTTTGCGCCTGGGCGTCCGTTCCCTGCTGCTTCTTTTCCCCTTTGCCCTTGTACTTGATCTTGGTCGCTTCCCCTCCGCGAATGTGGCGAATGGACTTGTGGTATTCGAGGATTTCCTTCACTTGATTGGCCAGCTCGGGATTGATCTCCGGTAGGCGCTCGGTTAAATCCTTGTGCACGGTGCTTTTCGATACGCCGAACTTTTTGGCAATGGTGCGAACCGTGTTTCGGGTTTCCACAATGTAGCGCCCGATCTTGAGGGTTCGCTCCTTGATGTAATCGTGCACGCCCCTCGCCTCCCTCGGGTTGTGGGTTTGGTACAGTATATTGGCGATGGGCGCGCGGTATTCGATTTTCCCCAGCCAGACAAGCGATTTCGGCGGTTTGCGCTGTCCGGGGACGTGCTGGGGTAGCTGGAAAAGAAAAGCCCCTTTCCTGAACAAGGAAAGGGGCGTAAAAGGATGGAAAACGGTTAGGGGTTCCACAATGCTTCATCATGATGGCCACATTTCATTTTTCCACATCATCCGTGTTTTCCTTCAGGCTGTCCAAGAAGGCCTTTAATTCCTTCCTTGTTTTGATCGGGCCGATCGTTTTCCCCGCCTCATACGCCTTATCTGCTTCCCGTTCCCATTTTTGCCATTGCTCTGTCCAAAAGTAACCTGCTTTTTTCACCTTTCCCCCACCCTTTCCCGTTGCTACAAACATCTTATGCCTCCCCTCTTTCAGAATTAAAGCATCGATCCCTGTCAATCACGAAAGCAATCATCCCGAAAACAATGGAAAAGCCCACGTGGGCCGTTTTTGTTAACATTCTTCCTCAAATAATAATGTATCAAGCAAATCAATCAACTGCCCTGTATTATAAATTTGCAAAAATGATCGTATTTCATCAAAATCTTTATCTTGACTCCAGATGGGACAGTTTAGATAAAGAGCAAGCGCTGCGGTTGGAATATCATCGGGATCACGGTTGCCTAAATAACGCTTCGCTACGTCCCATGCCTCGCTCTCCTTTGGCGCTTGAGCTATACGCACTGGAACAAACGCCCATACGGAATAAAGATGGTTCAAAGTTAAACCCTTCTTTTTAAGTTTTTTATTTTCTGAAAAAACAGGAATATACTCCTCTACTTCTTTATGTACATCCGGAGTTGCATAAAGAATCGGTGCACAAGGGTGATTGACGACCCTTCGTGCACCTTTGCCCCCAATCACAATGGACAAAAGGACATTGGCATCAACAACGAGTTTTTCGATGCGCCTCAAAATCAGCCAATACCTCCTCTTCGGTCACCCCGGCCTCGCGCAGGATCTTTTGCACGCGATCGACCATACGATTATACATCGCTTTCTTGAATTTATCCGCTACAGCTACTTTCTTTGCTGGAAAAGCAAGACCGGAACGTACCACTTGAACACGTTGCCGCTTACGCCCACTCACCTGGCCTAGGGTTTTCACAACCCCCACCTCCCTAGTGCAGTTATTATATCACAATAGTATATCACTGCATGACGACTTGGTTACCTTCATCTGCTAGTGAACGCCAAAAAGCCCGCACGGACACTTCCGCGCGGGCCTTTCCGGATTACGACGGTTGGCCGGCTTGCGTGAGGTACTTTTGCGGATTGACCGCTTCGCCGTTTTCGCGAACCTCGAAATGGAGGTGCGGGCCCAACTCCTTCTCCAGCGCGCTTCGCCCGGCCTTGCCGATGACGTCGCCCTTCTTCACCTGGGCCCCGCTCGCCACCTTGACGTCCTCGAGGCTCATGTAGACAGTGGTCAGCTTGTCGTTGTGGCGGATTTCGACGACGTAGCCGACGAGGGGATCCTTCTCCACCCGCGTCACGGTGCCGTCGGCTGCGGCGAGGACATCAAAGGGCTTCTTGTCGGCCGTGGCCAGGTCGATGCCCGTGTTCGGGCGATAGGTGTTGTCAAACTTGACCAGGGCGCTGGCTTGTGCCGCTTTGTCGGCCTTGTCGTCGAAGAAGCCGCGCACCACCGACACGGACACGCCCGCCGGAACCGGCCACGAAAGCTGCGTCGGGGCGTTCACCGGCACCGTTTCGCCCGGCTCCTGGGCCGTCGGATGCTGCGGACCCGTCACCTCGACGCCGCCTTCGCCCTGCTCCTTGCCCTCGTCGATCACGTAGCTGTCCGGGTTCGGATACCACACGATGAGGGCCAGGATGAGAGCGGCCGCGACGAGGTACAGCGCCGGGAACGTCCACTTCTTCTTCAAAAAGGCTTTCCACCGCGACGGCGCCTGGGCCGTCGTTTTGACGTCCGTCTGGGACAGGGGGGTTTGATTCGTTTGCTTATCCATGTCCATCACCTCAGCAACCAGTTTCGACGGTTCGAAACCGGTTTATACCTGAGGTGTAAAAAAGCAAAGAAGAAGGAGCCTGCCCCCTGTGCCCGTTACGACGCGCGCGCCGGCTGGGCGCCGTTCCGTCCGTTCAGCCAACGCGCCGCCGGCTCGATGCGCACGCCGCGGTAATAGTGCTGCAGGATTTCCTCCGCCGTCTTGCCGGAGCGCGCCATGCCCTGCGCCCCCCACTGGCTCATGCCGACGCCGTGCCCGTACCCCCGGGTGTGAAAGACGATCTTCCCGTCGGCGACGGTCCATGAAAAATGCGTCGAGGGCAATCCCAGCCGCTCGCGCACCTCCCGCCCGGTGAAGCGCCGGTTCCCGAAGCGCACCTCGGCCACGTTCCCGCCCGCCGTGGTGCGCTCAACCGCCGCCCAATCGGACCGCTTCTCTCCCGGGTAGGGAAGGTCTGAAAGTCCCATTTTGCGCGTAAATTCTGACCAGGGGAAGGTGACCGTTTGGCGGAAGCGGGGGCTCGCCTCGTCCCACGGCGACGGGACGCTGCGGAGGTACGGAAGCGGCCGGCCCCAGTAGTCGGCGGCGCTTTCCGTCTTCCCGCTGGCCGTCGAGAAAAAGGCGGCCAAGATCGGCTCGCCGTCGTAGGTGAGGATGAGCCCCGCCGTCTCCTCTACGGCCCGGCGGATGCGCGCCCACTTCCACGCAAAATCCGCCCCCCAGGCGGCACGCAGCTCCCTCGGATCGCGGTAGACCTGGTCCTGAACGGTGTCGGTGACGTGGGCATTGCCGGGAACCGGCGGCTTCGGATCCTGCAGCAGCCGATGAACGACAAAGGTGCGCGCGGCGAGGGCCTGGGCCTTGAGCGCCTCCAGCTCAAACTCCGCCGGCATTTCCGCCGCCACCACCCCGGCCACGTAGTCTTCCAGCGGCACCGTATCGACGCGGTTCGCCTGGGCGCGGTACACGCGGACATCAAAGGCGACGGGATGGGGCGTGAGGCTGGACGAACGTTTCGTCGCGGGGGCCCCCCATTCCGCCGAGCCGGGGCCCCAGACGAGCACCAGCGCAGCGGGAAACACGAGCACGAGCATCGCGGTCGCGACAAACGCCAGCGCGACCAAGAACGCCTGCCGGGAGACCAACACCGCCGCAATGCGCCGGATCCCCCGCCACCAGCGCAGCCGCCGAAGCGGAAGCGCCACCTCCGACCGGCGGGCATAGGCCGGCACGCGGTCCGGCGCGCGGAACCGATGCGAACGAACGCGCCACAGGCGGGTCGACCGCCGGTGCGCCATGCGCGTCCCTCCCTCCGGTGGACAGCCAGGTGTCTTCATCTCTATGCCACCGGCGGGCGCCGTAGAACGGCCAACACAAAAACGGCCACACGTGATAAAGCGATTCGAAACAAAAGGAGACGGTTTGTCATTCACCATCTTTCGATTCAGAAACTTCTTGGATAAATGTTTTTACTTTCTTCTTCAAATTCGGCAACTCCGTGTTCACCACGCGCCACACAATGTCCGAATCAATTCCAAAGTATTCGTGCACAAGAATGTTACGCATTCCGATTATTTTGTTCCATTCGACTTCAGGATGCGCGTCACGGAACGATTTGGATAACATCCGCACCGCTTCGCCGATGATCTGGAGGTGATGCACGATCCAGGTTTGGATTAACTCACTCTGGCGAAATTGCTCCTCTCCGTACACCAAATATTTCTCAATTCGCTCAATGGCTTCAAGGATATGCCAAAGTCGGTCGCGATCCTTCACAAGGGTACGGCCTCCCTTAGCGCGCGTTCGCGTACCGCATCACGCAAGCTCTTAACGGTAAACACTTCGACTTTTACACCCAGTGTTTCGTTCAAGTCATGCCATAAACCGCCTAGGTCAAACAAACTGCGATCAGGTTCCAGTTCAACAAGCAGGTCAATATCGCTGTTTTCATCCGCCTCGCCTCGCGCAACTGAACCGAAAACACGTACGTTTTTCGCGCCATACTTGTCACAAATGCGCAAGATTTCATCACGGCGAGATCGAAGCACTTCGGCCGGATTCATGGTTGATCTCCTCCACTTGCTATTTTACCAAAAGACAGTCGACTTGTTTCTCTTAGCAAAAATGGAAATGCCCAATGGCTTCGATTTGCCCATCGAAGCCATTGGGCCAGCTTCCATCGCGCGTCACGCCAAATGCGGATAGGCGCGGGTGGAGGGGGCGGCCGCATCGGGTTCCGACACGCGCGCGATGTCGGCCCCGAGGCGGCGAAGCTTGCCCACCAGGTCGACGTACCCGCGGTCGATGTGGTGCAAGCCCGTCACTTCCGTCTCGCCGTCGGCCGCCATCCCGGCCAAAACAAGGGCGGCTCCGGCGCGGAGGTCGGTGGCGCACACCTTCGCCCCGCTGAGGCGCGGCACACCGTCGATAATGGCCGACCGGCCCTCGATCCTGATCTGCGCGTTCATCCGTTTCAATTCTTCCACGTGCATGAAGCGGTTCTCAAAGACCGTCTCCGTCACCGTGCTGGTCCCTTCCGTTACGGCGAGCAGGGCCATCATCTGGGCCTGCATGTCCGTCGGAAAACCGGGATACGGCAGCGTTTTCACGTCGACCGGGCGCAAGCGGCCCTCGGCCACGACGCGAATGCCGCCGTCCTCTTCTTCGACGTACACGCCCATCTCCGACAGCTTCGCCGCCACCGCGCGCACGTGGTCGTAGATGGCGCCTTCGACCAGCACGTTGCCGCGCGTGATGGCCGCCGCGACCATGAACGTTCCCGCCTCGATGCGGTCGGGAATCACCGTGTGCGTCGTCCCGTGCAGGGCCTCGACCCCGTCGATGCGGATGGTGCCGGTGCCCGCCCCGCGCACCCGGGCGCCCATGGCGTTGAGGAAGGTGGCCAGATCGACGATCTCCGGCTCCATGGCCGCATTCTCGATCACCGTCGTGCCTTCGGCCAGCGTAGCCGCCATCATGATGTTCTCCGTTGCCCCGACGCTGGGCACGTCGAGGTAAATCCGCGTCCCTTTGAGCCGGCCGTGGACGCGCGCCTCGACAAACCCGTGTCCCATCTCGATCGACGCGCCCATCGCTTCAAAGCCCTTCAAGTGCTGGTCGATGGGGCGGCTGCCGATGGCGCACCCGCCGGGCAGGGCAATCCGCGCGCGACCCAGCCGGGCCAATAGGGGGCCCATCACCAAAAACGACGCCCGCATCTTGCGCACCAGCTCGTAGGGCGCCTCGTATCCGTCAAGCGACGTCGCGTCGACCACCAGGCGATCGCCGAAAAACGTCACCTGCGCGCCCAAGTGGCGAAGCACGTCGCTGATCGTGTACACGTCATCGAGGGCCGGCGTTTCGTGAATGACGCTCTTCCCCGTCGTTCCCAAGATGGTCGCGGCGATGATCGGCAGGACGGCATTTTTCGCGCCATGAATCCGAACGCGACCGGTGAGTCGATTGCCTCCGCGGACGATAATCTTATCCAAATTTCGTTCCCTCCGCGTCCCGTGATTCTCTTCCCACTTCATTAGTATTCGACGAAGATGAGGGGGGTTCCGACGGTGACCCCCACCCCGCCATCGCCTTGGGGACGGGAAGCGGCCACCTGAACGTTCATCTCCCCGCCCCCGGTCCGCACACCCCCAAAAAGCAGCGGGCTGGTTCCGGAAACGCTGTACATCGCGTCGTCCACAGCGGCTTCGACGACCGTTGCCCGCAGCGCACGCAACACGGCCGCCGTCGCCGCCTCGCGGAGGTCGCCCTGCCCCTTCCCCGTCCATTCACCGCGCAGCGCGATGTCGAGGTGCGCCGGAAGCCCTTCGGCGGCAAGCCACGCGGACAGGCGCTGCGCGTCGCGGCGCACATCCGCCGCCCGGAGCGCCTGGCGCGTCCAGTTCACCGTCACCACGCGCGCGCCGCCGGGACCTTCCAGGGCCACGACGTGAACCGTAACGCCCTTCTCCGGCTCGGCCGTGGCACGCAGTCCCGCCCATTCGTGCCGGACAAGGGGCGTGACGGTCATCCGGGCCGTGGGGATCACCCGCTGCTGAAAGCGCGCCAGCAGCGCTTCCGGACGGTCCGCGCGCGTTCCAGCGTCCACCTGCCGGTACGCATGCAGCGTCACCTCGCGCGGGGCGACGCCGGCGGATGCGGCCGCGTCCCACAGGCGTTGGACGTTTTCTGTCCCTCCGGTGTCGCGACCGGCCCACCCGGCCAAGAAAAGCGCCAGGGCCCACCCCATCAGCGCGGCTGTGACGGCTTTCCCCCATGCCTTCCCCATACCGGCTCTCCTCCCCGACCGTTCCACACGTTCGTTATTGTTCAGTGTGGACGGCCGAGCAGGCGCCTATACCCGGGGATCACGAAAAGAGGGTGTGCAACAGGAGCGACCACCCGAGGTAATCGGCCAAAAACGCGGCCACGTTCGAACCCACGAGGAGCGCCAGAAACACGATGAGCAGCTTGGCCTGGGGGCTGTCCGGACGGCGGAGAAACAGATCCCACTTCACCGCTTGCAGGGCCCACCACGCCAGGCCGATGCACGCCAGCGAGAGCACGATGTTCACCAACGCGTTGAGGCCCATGTCGTTCCCCACCGTCCGCCCCCCTTTCGGCCGTTGTCCGCCAAACCAACTCGTCATCTTATTATACCGTAACGCTTTCGAACAGGAAACAAAATTTCACCAAACCGTCGGTTTTTCCCGTCCGCGCGTCCGGATGCGCGACAACGCGTGAGCCGCGTCCCAAGGCACCGCCGGCGCGGCCGCTTTCGGCTTCAACCGGGAAAAAAGCGGCGTCCTTCCCGGAAGAAGGACGCCGCCTGCGCTAGTCGGTCAGCGGCATAAACATCTCGGCGAAGGCGAAGGTGTGGGCGAGGAGATCGAGGGCGGGATCGGGCAGAAGGCCCAGCAGCACCGTTCCCGCCGCCGAGAGGGCGATGACCGTCCCCACCGTCGGCGGGACGCGCACGGCCGCGCCGTCCTCCTCCCCGGTGCGCAAGAACATTTGCCGGATCACGGCAAAGTAATACACGAAGGACACCACGCTGGTCAGGACCATGATCGCCGCCAGCGCATACATCTCGCGGCCCACGGCGCTGAGGAAGAGGTAGAACTTCCCGATGAATCCGGCGGTAAGGGGCAGCCCGGCCAGCGACAGAAGGAACAGCGTCATCGCCGACGCCAAAAGGGGCGCGCGGCGAAAGAGGCCGGCAAAGGCGCGCAGGTCTTCCGAGCCGCGCGCGCGGGCGACGAGCTGGATCACGGCAAAGGCGCCCATGGTCATGAACAGGTAGGCGACGAGGTAGAACACCATCTGGCTGAACACCATCGGCGTCAGCGCGGCGACGGGCACGAGGAGGTACCCGGCGTGGGCAATGCTCGAGTAGGCCATCATGCGCTTGACGTTGGTCTGGCGCAGGGCGACGGTGTTGCCGATGATCATCGACGCCGCGGCGACGGCGCCGACGTACGGGCTCAGCTCGGAGAACAAAAGCGGCGTGCCGTCCAGCGGGTTGGACAAGCCGAGAAACACCGTCAGGAGCAGGCGCAGGAGGAGGGCGAAGCCGGCGGCCTTGGACACGACGCCCAAGAAGGCGGTCACCGGCGTCGGCGCGCCCTGGTATACGTCGGGGGCCCACATGTGGAACGGCGCGGCAGCGATCTTGAAGGCCACGCCGACCACGAGGAGGAAGAAGGCCACGTACACGAGGTAGTCGTTCCCGCTCACGTAGGCGTCGCGAAGGCCCTCCCCGACCGCAAAGAGGTTGGTCGAGCCGGTCAGCCCGTAGAGGAAGGACATGCCGTAGAGGGTGATCGCCGAGGCGATGCCGCCGTTCACGACATACTTGAAGGCCCCTTCCACCGCCGGCAGGTAGCGCCGGCGCAGGGCGACGAGGATGTACGACGACAGGACCAACACCTCGAGGCCGACGAACAGCACGATCAGGTCGGCCGCCGAGGCGAGCATCATCGCCCCCAGGAGGGCCGTGAGGAACAGGTAGAAATACTCGCCGCGGTCGCGGATCGCCTTCGCGCCACCGCTCGCTTCCCCGCCCGGCCCAACGTCGGCCACCGCGAGGAGCAGGGCAAAGGCCGCGCCGGCCAGGAAGACGAGCTTGAAGGCGTTCGCGAAGTCGTCCACCCGGTACATGTCGTACAGGATGTGCGTCGGCTCGGCGTGCACGTTCCGCCACACGAAGAAGGCGGCAACGAGAATGCCGGCCAGCCCCAGCCAGGCCAGCGGGCGGCGGTCGCGGTCAGCGGGCAGGAGCAGGTCGAGAAGCGCGAGCAGCGTGGCCGCACCGAGGATGACCAGCTCAGGGGCCATCGCGCCCCAGTTCCAGTCGAGCACGTTTTTCATCGCTTCGTCCATGGAGCATCACCCTCCGATCCGCCCGGGCAGGGCTGCGGCCAAGGTTTGCACGGCATGGTGGAGCACATCGCCCAGCACGGCCGGCCAGACGCCAAGGAGCACGATGAAGGCGAGGAGCACGAGCATCGGCACCACCTCAACGGCGGTGGCGTCGCGCAGCCCGGCCAGATGCTCCGGCGTCGGGCCGAAGGTGGTGCGGAGCACGGCCCGCAGGAGGTACGCCGCCGCCAGGACGATGCCGAGGGCCCCCACCGCCGCCAGGGCCGGCTGGACGCGGAACAGGCCGAGGAAGGCGAGGAATTCGCTGATAAACCCCGACATCCCGGGTAGGCCCAGCGAGGCCATCGCCGCGGCCAGCAGCATGCCCGAGGCGACGGGCATCGACTTGGCCAGGCCGCCCATCTCCGTCACCGTCGACGTGCCGGTGCGCTCCCAGATCACGCCGACCAGGAGGAACAGCAGCGCCGAGATGAACCCGTGGGACACCGCCTGGAACACCGCGCCGGTGAACCCCGTCGCGTTCATCGCCGCCAGGCCCAGGAGCACGATGCCCATGTGGCTGATGGACGAGTAGGCAAAGACGCGCTTCAGGTCGCGCTGCACCAGGGCGAGCACCGCGCCGTACAGGACGTTGACCAGTCCCCACACGGCCAAGAGCGTGGCCAGCTTCGCGGCCACCTCCGGGAAAAAGCCGACGCCCATGCGCAACAGCCCGTAGGCGCCCATCTTCAGCTGGATGCCGGAGTGCAGCATCACCACAGGCGGCGGCGCCTGCACGTGGACGCGGAGCATCCACGTGTGGAACGGAAAGAGAGGCAGCTTCACCCCGAAGGCAACCACCAGGAGCACGAAGAGGACCAGCGCCAACGTGTCGGACAAGAGGGGCAGCGGCGCCCCCTGAGTGAGCGCCTTGGCCACGCGGGTGAAGGACAGGTCGCCCACCCGCACGAACAACGTCAGGATGGCCAAGAAGAGCAGCGCCGACCCGACACCGTTGTAGACGAGAAAATGGAGGGCGGCCTTCTCCCGCTCGAGGTAGCCCCACTTCGAAATGAGGAAGAACATCGGGATCAGCGTCAGCTCGAAGAAGAGGAAGAACAAGAACAGGTTCTGGCTCGTGAACACGCCGAGCATGCCCACTTCCAGCAGGAGAAAGCAAACGAAGTAGGTTTTCAGGTTCTGGCGGACGTGCACCGACGCCGCCGCCGCCATCGCCGTGACGAGGGTCGTCAGCAGGACAAGGGGCAGCGACAGGCCGTCGACGCCCACTTCATAGTCGACGGGAAAGGCCATGTTCCCCACCGGGATGGAAAACCAGCGCACCTTCTCGGCAAACTGCAGCCCGCCCTCCGGCGCAAAGTTCGCGTACAGCACAAAGGAGAGGGCCAGCGGCACGAGGGTGGCCAGCACGCCGATGGCGCGAATCAGGGCCGTTTGGCCGCGCGGCACGACAAGCAGGGCCAGAACCCCAACAAGGGGCGAAAAGGTCAAGAGCGTCAGCAGGTGCCCATTCATCGCCAGTACCCTCCCGCCAGCGTCAGCCCGACGACCAAGAGAACGAGTCCGCTCACGGCCACCAGGCCGTAGGTTTGCAACTGCCCGTTCTGCATCCGCTGCCCGACGCGCCCGACGCCCGCCGTCAGCTTCGCCACGGCGCGCACCAGTCCGTCAACGGCGTAGCGGTCAACGGCGTCCAGTGCCGTTCCAAGGGCCAGCAGTGGGCGAACCAGCGCCCGATCGTACAGCTCATCCACGTAGTACTTGTGGACGAGCACGCGGTAGAGGCCCGGAAACCGCCCGGCCACCGCCGCCGGATCGCGGGCGTCGCGCCGGCCGTAATAGAGCCAGGCCACGGCGATGCCGGCCAGCGACACCACCGTGGTGAGGACCATCACCCACAGGGCGTGCTCCGGCTCAGCCACCGCCGCCGGCAACCCCTGCGTCAGCCAGTCGGAAAAGCCCACCAGCGACACGCCACCGGCGACAACGGACAGCACGGCCAGCACGGCCATCGGCCCCGTCATCACCGCCGGCGCCTCGTGGGCGTTGGCGTGGCGGCGCGGCTGGCCCGCGAAGACGAGGAAAAAGAGGCGGAACATGTACAGCGCGGTGAGGAACGCCGCACTCAGCGCCGCCCAGAACCAGATCGGCGACGCCCCCGACCAGGCCGCCAGCAGGATGGCGTCCTTGGAGAAGAAGCCAGACAGCGGCGGCACGCCGGCGATGGCCAGGCAGCCGATGAGGAAGAAGGTGCCCGTCGCCTTCATCCGCGCAAAGAGGCCGCCCATTTCGCGGATGTCCTGGGTGTGCACGGCGTGGATGACGGCCCCGGCGGCGAGAAACAGAAGCGCCTTGAAGAAGGCGTGGGTCATCAGG contains the following coding sequences:
- the spoIIID gene encoding sporulation transcriptional regulator SpoIIID; the encoded protein is MHDYIKERTLKIGRYIVETRNTVRTIAKKFGVSKSTVHKDLTERLPEINPELANQVKEILEYHKSIRHIRGGEATKIKYKGKGEKKQQGTDAQAQSRS
- a CDS encoding DUF1146 family protein — its product is MGNDMGLNALVNIVLSLACIGLAWWALQAVKWDLFLRRPDSPQAKLLIVFLALLVGSNVAAFLADYLGWSLLLHTLFS
- the nuoN gene encoding NADH-quinone oxidoreductase subunit NuoN, with the protein product MDEAMKNVLDWNWGAMAPELVILGAATLLALLDLLLPADRDRRPLAWLGLAGILVAAFFVWRNVHAEPTHILYDMYRVDDFANAFKLVFLAGAAFALLLAVADVGPGGEASGGAKAIRDRGEYFYLFLTALLGAMMLASAADLIVLFVGLEVLVLSSYILVALRRRYLPAVEGAFKYVVNGGIASAITLYGMSFLYGLTGSTNLFAVGEGLRDAYVSGNDYLVYVAFFLLVVGVAFKIAAAPFHMWAPDVYQGAPTPVTAFLGVVSKAAGFALLLRLLLTVFLGLSNPLDGTPLLFSELSPYVGAVAAASMIIGNTVALRQTNVKRMMAYSSIAHAGYLLVPVAALTPMVFSQMVFYLVAYLFMTMGAFAVIQLVARARGSEDLRAFAGLFRRAPLLASAMTLFLLSLAGLPLTAGFIGKFYLFLSAVGREMYALAAIMVLTSVVSFVYYFAVIRQMFLRTGEEDGAAVRVPPTVGTVIALSAAGTVLLGLLPDPALDLLAHTFAFAEMFMPLTD
- the murA gene encoding UDP-N-acetylglucosamine 1-carboxyvinyltransferase, with the protein product MDKIIVRGGNRLTGRVRIHGAKNAVLPIIAATILGTTGKSVIHETPALDDVYTISDVLRHLGAQVTFFGDRLVVDATSLDGYEAPYELVRKMRASFLVMGPLLARLGRARIALPGGCAIGSRPIDQHLKGFEAMGASIEMGHGFVEARVHGRLKGTRIYLDVPSVGATENIMMAATLAEGTTVIENAAMEPEIVDLATFLNAMGARVRGAGTGTIRIDGVEALHGTTHTVIPDRIEAGTFMVAAAITRGNVLVEGAIYDHVRAVAAKLSEMGVYVEEEDGGIRVVAEGRLRPVDVKTLPYPGFPTDMQAQMMALLAVTEGTSTVTETVFENRFMHVEELKRMNAQIRIEGRSAIIDGVPRLSGAKVCATDLRAGAALVLAGMAADGETEVTGLHHIDRGYVDLVGKLRRLGADIARVSEPDAAAPSTRAYPHLA
- the spoIID gene encoding stage II sporulation protein D translates to MAHRRSTRLWRVRSHRFRAPDRVPAYARRSEVALPLRRLRWWRGIRRIAAVLVSRQAFLVALAFVATAMLVLVFPAALVLVWGPGSAEWGAPATKRSSSLTPHPVAFDVRVYRAQANRVDTVPLEDYVAGVVAAEMPAEFELEALKAQALAARTFVVHRLLQDPKPPVPGNAHVTDTVQDQVYRDPRELRAAWGADFAWKWARIRRAVEETAGLILTYDGEPILAAFFSTASGKTESAADYWGRPLPYLRSVPSPWDEASPRFRQTVTFPWSEFTRKMGLSDLPYPGEKRSDWAAVERTTAGGNVAEVRFGNRRFTGREVRERLGLPSTHFSWTVADGKIVFHTRGYGHGVGMSQWGAQGMARSGKTAEEILQHYYRGVRIEPAARWLNGRNGAQPARAS
- a CDS encoding HepT-like ribonuclease domain-containing protein, whose amino-acid sequence is MKDRDRLWHILEAIERIEKYLVYGEEQFRQSELIQTWIVHHLQIIGEAVRMLSKSFRDAHPEVEWNKIIGMRNILVHEYFGIDSDIVWRVVNTELPNLKKKVKTFIQEVSESKDGE
- a CDS encoding complex I subunit 4 family protein, translated to MNGHLLTLLTFSPLVGVLALLVVPRGQTALIRAIGVLATLVPLALSFVLYANFAPEGGLQFAEKVRWFSIPVGNMAFPVDYEVGVDGLSLPLVLLTTLVTAMAAAASVHVRQNLKTYFVCFLLLEVGMLGVFTSQNLFLFFLFFELTLIPMFFLISKWGYLEREKAALHFLVYNGVGSALLFLAILTLFVRVGDLSFTRVAKALTQGAPLPLLSDTLALVLFVLLVVAFGVKLPLFPFHTWMLRVHVQAPPPVVMLHSGIQLKMGAYGLLRMGVGFFPEVAAKLATLLAVWGLVNVLYGAVLALVQRDLKRVFAYSSISHMGIVLLGLAAMNATGFTGAVFQAVSHGFISALLFLLVGVIWERTGTSTVTEMGGLAKSMPVASGMLLAAAMASLGLPGMSGFISEFLAFLGLFRVQPALAAVGALGIVLAAAYLLRAVLRTTFGPTPEHLAGLRDATAVEVVPMLVLLAFIVLLGVWPAVLGDVLHHAVQTLAAALPGRIGG
- a CDS encoding M23 family metallopeptidase, which translates into the protein MDKQTNQTPLSQTDVKTTAQAPSRWKAFLKKKWTFPALYLVAAALILALIVWYPNPDSYVIDEGKEQGEGGVEVTGPQHPTAQEPGETVPVNAPTQLSWPVPAGVSVSVVRGFFDDKADKAAQASALVKFDNTYRPNTGIDLATADKKPFDVLAAADGTVTRVEKDPLVGYVVEIRHNDKLTTVYMSLEDVKVASGAQVKKGDVIGKAGRSALEKELGPHLHFEVRENGEAVNPQKYLTQAGQPS
- a CDS encoding PIN domain-containing protein, coding for MRRIEKLVVDANVLLSIVIGGKGARRVVNHPCAPILYATPDVHKEVEEYIPVFSENKKLKKKGLTLNHLYSVWAFVPVRIAQAPKESEAWDVAKRYLGNRDPDDIPTAALALYLNCPIWSQDKDFDEIRSFLQIYNTGQLIDLLDTLLFEEEC
- a CDS encoding YwmB family TATA-box binding protein; its protein translation is MGKAWGKAVTAALMGWALALFLAGWAGRDTGGTENVQRLWDAAASAGVAPREVTLHAYRQVDAGTRADRPEALLARFQQRVIPTARMTVTPLVRHEWAGLRATAEPEKGVTVHVVALEGPGGARVVTVNWTRQALRAADVRRDAQRLSAWLAAEGLPAHLDIALRGEWTGKGQGDLREAATAAVLRALRATVVEAAVDDAMYSVSGTSPLLFGGVRTGGGEMNVQVAASRPQGDGGVGVTVGTPLIFVEY
- a CDS encoding nucleotidyltransferase family protein → MNPAEVLRSRRDEILRICDKYGAKNVRVFGSVARGEADENSDIDLLVELEPDRSLFDLGGLWHDLNETLGVKVEVFTVKSLRDAVRERALREAVPL